Genomic window (Chthonomonas sp.):
CAATCACGACGCCGTTCATGCCGTTTTCGCTGACCGGCGGATCGATCACGCGTCCGCTGGGGGCGTACTTGGTGTCGAGGCCGCGGGCGGTTTCGCCGACGTACCACGGGTTGAGCACGCCTTGGCCGAGGACAAACACGCGCTCGTCGCGCTCCATGGATTGGTGGAAGCCTTCGTTAATCGCGAGGCCGTAGCTCAGCTTTCTCATGCTTGCACCCCGGTGAACACGTGCTCAAGCACGCCGCTGCTGGCGGGTTGTTCGCTGGCGCGGGCGAATTCTGTCGCGTCGTCCACTTCGGCGGTGACCTCAACGCGCACGAGTTGGAGCTCGGCAGAGGAGGAGAATCCAAGTTCAATCATGGTTTGTTCGAGCTGCGTTATCGGGTCGCGATCCTTCCAGCTTTGCAAGACTTCGGGGTCGCGGATGCCGACGTCAAGGTCGTCGCTCGGGCCGACGTGGCCCAGGTAGCGATAGCATTCCGCTTCAATAAAGGTCGGCCCTTCGCCCGCCCGGGCGCGGCGCACGGCTTCCAAACCGATGTCGTGCATCTCGAGCACGTTCATGCCGTCGGCGCGGATCGAAGCGAGTCCTTCCATTTTAACGAAGGCGTGAATCGCTTCTTGCGTGCGGCGATCGAGCAACGGAAGGTGGCTCGACATGTAGTTGTTTTCGCAGACGAAAATCATCGGCAGTTGATGCAGAGCGGCAAAGTTGACCGACTCAAAGAAGATGCCTTCCTCAGTCGCGCCGTCGCCGAAAAAGGCCACGCTCACGTAGTCGCGGCGTTGCAGCTTGGCGGCTAATGCGCCGCCGACGCCGATCGGAATCGTCGCGGCGACCATGGGCACCGTGCCCAGCATGCCGATTTCTTTGTTAAAGAGGTGCATCGAGCCGCCGCGCCCCTTTGAGCAACCGGTTTCCTTGCAGAGCAACTCGGCCATCAGCGATCGCATGTCGCCGCCCTTGGCGAGGTAGTGGCCGTGCGAACGGTGGTTGCCGTGTACCAGGTCGTCGTTGCGGAGCGCCTGGCAAATGCCAGCGGCGACTGCTTCCTGCCCGATGTAGAGGTGGCAGGCGGTGCGGATTTCTTTCGAGCGCAACAGTTCGGCCGCGCGCTCTTCGAAGAGTCGGATGCGGACCAGTTGGCGGTGAAGTCGGGAGAGTGTGGCCGCGCCGTGCGAGCGACCCCTTTCGAGCAAATCAGACATGCGAACAGTTAGTTTACCTGGGACGACCCCGCTCCTCGAAAGTTTCGGCGGACAACCGGGCGGCAGCAATCTTCACAAAAATGTCATGATTAACGTCATGGATGCATCGCCCTCTGCTGCCACCATTCCCGCTGTTTCTCCGACCCGCATTGCGCCGGGCTGTTGCGGGTTGCTTCAACTGTGTCGCCCCGGATTTGTCGCCGTGAACACGATTCACTGCGCCCCGGAGTACGTCAGCCGCTTTACCGACCTCTTTGAGACCCGCGCCCAAGCCATTGACCGCATGCCCGGATTTCTGGGGATGTACGTTCTGGCTCCGCACGAGGAAGGCGGCCCGTATCTGGTCATCAGCCACTGGGTCAATGGCGAGGCATTTGAGGCGTGGACCGGCTCGCCCGAGTTCCACGAGGGCCACAAGCGCGCCTTCGCCGACCTCAAGGCTTATAAGGAGCGCGGCGAGGAGCCGCCGATGAAATCTTCGTTCCACACGTACACGGTCCTCACCGTCTAAGACCGGGATTGTCAGGAGAGGGTGCCTTGTGGTATCCTCTCTTTTCGCGTCAGACCCTGGCGCAACCGCGTGCGTAGTGTCGCCTCGCTAGAGGGGGCAAACCGCTCGAGAACGGTGTTATTTATGGCTAAAAAATGTTTAATCGAAAAGCATAAGCGTCAAGCGGAAACGTTTGCGCGTCTCGCTGCCGAAGAGCGCGAGATCATGCAACTGCCCAAGGAAAAGCGGGACGAAGCGCTGGCTGCCCTCACGGCACGCCGCGTGAAGAACCGCCAGTTCAAGACTCGCAAGTACAACCGATGCATGCTCACGGGCCGCGCCCATGGCTATGTCGGCTACTTCGGGATTTGCCGCCAATCGTTCCGCGAACTTGCTCACAAGGGCATGCTTCCGGGCGTGACCAAGTCGAGCTGGTAAGCGCGACTGTTTTTCTGAGGAACCAGTATGCATAGTGATCCTATCGCGGACTTGCTCACGCGTATTCGAAACGGCGCGAGCGCTCGACATATGAGCGTGGATGTGCCGAACAGCAAGATTAAGGTGGATATCGTCAAGATTCTCGAGGCCGAAGGCTTCGTGAAGTCGCACGAGATTTCGACCGAAACCAAATTCCCGACCCTTCGAGTTCACCTCTCGTACGACAACAAGCGCAAGCCGCTGATCCACAAGCTCACCCGCGTGAGCCGGCCGGGTCTTCGCGTTTACAAAAGTTGCGACGATTTGAGGCCGCTTCGCAGTGGTCTGACGACCCGCATCCTGAGCACGAGCCAGGGTGTCATGACCGATCGCGAGGCTCGCAAGCGCAAAATTGGCGGCGAGATCCTCTGCGAAGTCTACTAAGGAGCGCAACGATGTCAAGAATTGGAAAGCTTCCGATCAAGGTGCCGGCCAACGTAACCGTCACCATCGA
Coding sequences:
- a CDS encoding thiamine pyrophosphate-dependent dehydrogenase E1 component subunit alpha; protein product: MSDLLERGRSHGAATLSRLHRQLVRIRLFEERAAELLRSKEIRTACHLYIGQEAVAAGICQALRNDDLVHGNHRSHGHYLAKGGDMRSLMAELLCKETGCSKGRGGSMHLFNKEIGMLGTVPMVAATIPIGVGGALAAKLQRRDYVSVAFFGDGATEEGIFFESVNFAALHQLPMIFVCENNYMSSHLPLLDRRTQEAIHAFVKMEGLASIRADGMNVLEMHDIGLEAVRRARAGEGPTFIEAECYRYLGHVGPSDDLDVGIRDPEVLQSWKDRDPITQLEQTMIELGFSSSAELQLVRVEVTAEVDDATEFARASEQPASSGVLEHVFTGVQA
- the rpsH gene encoding 30S ribosomal protein S8, producing MHSDPIADLLTRIRNGASARHMSVDVPNSKIKVDIVKILEAEGFVKSHEISTETKFPTLRVHLSYDNKRKPLIHKLTRVSRPGLRVYKSCDDLRPLRSGLTTRILSTSQGVMTDREARKRKIGGEILCEVY
- the rpsN gene encoding 30S ribosomal protein S14 translates to MAKKCLIEKHKRQAETFARLAAEEREIMQLPKEKRDEALAALTARRVKNRQFKTRKYNRCMLTGRAHGYVGYFGICRQSFRELAHKGMLPGVTKSSW
- a CDS encoding antibiotic biosynthesis monooxygenase codes for the protein MINVMDASPSAATIPAVSPTRIAPGCCGLLQLCRPGFVAVNTIHCAPEYVSRFTDLFETRAQAIDRMPGFLGMYVLAPHEEGGPYLVISHWVNGEAFEAWTGSPEFHEGHKRAFADLKAYKERGEEPPMKSSFHTYTVLTV